One Carassius auratus strain Wakin chromosome 16, ASM336829v1, whole genome shotgun sequence genomic window carries:
- the LOC113116031 gene encoding F-box/LRR-repeat protein 4-like isoform X2, producing the protein MDREHRTHSAQHSNTPSHPSGTRSEALGSRRAVEMGQRSAMPVTVEVEQYGKEVLDFSSHYGSENSMSYTMWNLAGVPNVYPSSGDFTQTAVFRIYGSWWEQCTSSTPRFRRMPPSFHSQDYLELAFEEPVYPTAVEVLETYHPGAIVKILACSLNPFSQNPPAEVRWEVLWAGKPNKALTTQARQFSPSIKQINFATNLLRLEVNCSLLEYYTELDAVILRGVRERPILALYKIPVIDISDLSDSEEEISDAGGLCCRSGGENRHNLGNGYFDRLPYELIQLIVSHLPVPDLCRLAQSCKLFHKHCCDPLQYIQLSLQPYWAQLTDASLIHLQSRCTLLQRLNMSWTGNRGAVTAAGFCSFMKACGVSLVCLELSCCHFLTEVCLEVIAQTCPCLQELNLASCDRLQPQAFNHIAKLANLRRLVLYRTKVEQSAILSILTFCPELKHLNLGSCVMIEDYDVVASMLSARCRSLRSLDLWRCRNLSERGLAELVSGCRLLEELDLGWCSTLQSSSGCFQHLARSLPRLRKLFLTANRTVCDSDLEELAANCSALEHLDILGTRMVSPASLRKLLKSCPQLKLLDVSFCSQVDSRFVQELSGLFPNVSIKKSFTQ; encoded by the exons ATGGATCGAGAACACAGAACACACTCAGCACAACACTCCAACACACCATCGCATCC GAGCGGGACACGGAGCGAGGCGTTGGGCAGCCGGCGGGCAGTGGAGATGGGCCAGCGTTCGGCAATGCCTGTCACCGTTGAGGTCGAACAGTATGGCAAAGAGGTTCTGGACTTCAGTTCTCACTACGGCAGTGAGAACAGCATGTCCTATACCATGTGGAATCTGGCAGGAGTGCCTAACGTCTATCCCAGCTCTGGAGACTTCACCCAGACGGCTGTGTTCCGCATTTACGGAAGCTGGTGGGAGCAGTGCACCAGCTCCACACCACGATTCCGTCGTATGCCACCCAGTTTCCACAGCCAGGACTACCTGGAACTGGCTTTCGAGGAGCCCGTCTATCCCACAGCTGTGGAGGTGCTGGAGACCTACCACCCTGGGGCCATTGTCAAGATCCTAGCTTGCTCGCTCAACCCTTTCTCCCAGAACCCTCCAGCTGAAGTGAG GTGGGAGGTTCTTTGGGCCGGCAAGCCCAACAAAGCTCTGACCACTCAAGCTCGCCAGTTCTCCCCCAGCATCAAGCAGATCAATTTTGCCACCAACCTGCTGCGTCTGGAAGTGAACTGCTCTCTTTTGGAATACTACACAGAGCTGGATGCTGTGATCCTGCGAGGCGTTCGGGAAAGACCCATTCTGGCCCTCTATAAGATCCCTGTCATCGACATCAGTGATCTGAGTGACAGTGAAGAAGAGATCAGCGATGCAGGAGGCCTCTGCTGCAGGTCGGGTGGAGAAAACAGGCACAATCTGGGAAACGGTTACTTTGATAGGCTCCCTTATGAG CTAATCCAACTGATCGTGAGTCACCTGCCGGTTCCGGATCTGTGCCGATTGGCTCAGAGCTGCAAGCTTTTTCATAAACACTGCTGTGACCCGTTGCAGTACATTCAGCTCAGCCTGCAGCCATACTGGGCCCAGCTCACAGACGCCTCTCTGATCCACCTGCAGAGCCGCTGCACCCTCCTGCAGAGACTAAACATGTCCTGGACAGGCAACCGTGGAGCCGTGACGGCCGCTGGTTTCTGCAG CTTTATGAAGGCCTGTGGGGTGAGTCTGGTGTGTTTGGAGCTGTCGTGCTGTCATTTCCTGACTGAAGTGTGTTTAGAAGTGATCGCCCAGACGTGTCCGTGCCTCCAGGAGCTCAATTTGGCTTCCTGTGACCGTCTGCAACCTCAGGCCTTCAATCACATCGCCAAACTTGCTAATCTACGAAGGCTCGTGCTGTACCGCACCAAAGTTGAG CAATCCGCCATATTGAGCATCCTCACATTCTGCCCAGAGCTCAAACACCTCAACCTGGGAAGCTGCGTCATG ATTGAGGACTATGATGTGGTGGCAAGCATGTTGAGCGCACGCTGCCGTTCTCTGCGCTCCCTCGACCTGTGGCGCTGCAGGAACCTAAGCGAGCGCGGTCTGGCAGAGCTGGTTTCGGGCTGCAGGCTCCTGGAAGAGCTGGACCTGGGTTGGTGCTCCACGCTTCAGAGCAGCTCCGGTTGCTTCCAGCACTTGGCCCGCAGTTTGCCCCGCCTACGCAAGCTCTTCCTCACCGCCAACCGCACCGTGTGTGACTCTGACCTGGAGGAGCTGGCCGCTAACTGCAGCGCTCTGGAGCACCTTGATATACTGG GCACACGGATGGTGAGCCCTGCCTCTCTGCGGAAGTTACTGAAGTCTTGTCCTCAGCTGAAGCTGTTGGACGTGTCCTTCTGCTCGCAGGTCGACTCTCGCTTCGTCCAGGAGCTCAGTGGCCTTTTCCCCAATGTGTCCATCAAGAAGAGTTTCACTCAGTAA
- the LOC113116031 gene encoding F-box/LRR-repeat protein 4-like isoform X1, with the protein MFPMLTLLSMFYYICLRRRSRSGTRSEALGSRRAVEMGQRSAMPVTVEVEQYGKEVLDFSSHYGSENSMSYTMWNLAGVPNVYPSSGDFTQTAVFRIYGSWWEQCTSSTPRFRRMPPSFHSQDYLELAFEEPVYPTAVEVLETYHPGAIVKILACSLNPFSQNPPAEVRWEVLWAGKPNKALTTQARQFSPSIKQINFATNLLRLEVNCSLLEYYTELDAVILRGVRERPILALYKIPVIDISDLSDSEEEISDAGGLCCRSGGENRHNLGNGYFDRLPYELIQLIVSHLPVPDLCRLAQSCKLFHKHCCDPLQYIQLSLQPYWAQLTDASLIHLQSRCTLLQRLNMSWTGNRGAVTAAGFCSFMKACGVSLVCLELSCCHFLTEVCLEVIAQTCPCLQELNLASCDRLQPQAFNHIAKLANLRRLVLYRTKVEQSAILSILTFCPELKHLNLGSCVMIEDYDVVASMLSARCRSLRSLDLWRCRNLSERGLAELVSGCRLLEELDLGWCSTLQSSSGCFQHLARSLPRLRKLFLTANRTVCDSDLEELAANCSALEHLDILGTRMVSPASLRKLLKSCPQLKLLDVSFCSQVDSRFVQELSGLFPNVSIKKSFTQ; encoded by the exons ATGTTTCCTATGCTAACCCTTCTGAGCATGTTTTACTATATCTGTCTACGGCGGCGCTCCAGGAGCGGGACACGGAGCGAGGCGTTGGGCAGCCGGCGGGCAGTGGAGATGGGCCAGCGTTCGGCAATGCCTGTCACCGTTGAGGTCGAACAGTATGGCAAAGAGGTTCTGGACTTCAGTTCTCACTACGGCAGTGAGAACAGCATGTCCTATACCATGTGGAATCTGGCAGGAGTGCCTAACGTCTATCCCAGCTCTGGAGACTTCACCCAGACGGCTGTGTTCCGCATTTACGGAAGCTGGTGGGAGCAGTGCACCAGCTCCACACCACGATTCCGTCGTATGCCACCCAGTTTCCACAGCCAGGACTACCTGGAACTGGCTTTCGAGGAGCCCGTCTATCCCACAGCTGTGGAGGTGCTGGAGACCTACCACCCTGGGGCCATTGTCAAGATCCTAGCTTGCTCGCTCAACCCTTTCTCCCAGAACCCTCCAGCTGAAGTGAG GTGGGAGGTTCTTTGGGCCGGCAAGCCCAACAAAGCTCTGACCACTCAAGCTCGCCAGTTCTCCCCCAGCATCAAGCAGATCAATTTTGCCACCAACCTGCTGCGTCTGGAAGTGAACTGCTCTCTTTTGGAATACTACACAGAGCTGGATGCTGTGATCCTGCGAGGCGTTCGGGAAAGACCCATTCTGGCCCTCTATAAGATCCCTGTCATCGACATCAGTGATCTGAGTGACAGTGAAGAAGAGATCAGCGATGCAGGAGGCCTCTGCTGCAGGTCGGGTGGAGAAAACAGGCACAATCTGGGAAACGGTTACTTTGATAGGCTCCCTTATGAG CTAATCCAACTGATCGTGAGTCACCTGCCGGTTCCGGATCTGTGCCGATTGGCTCAGAGCTGCAAGCTTTTTCATAAACACTGCTGTGACCCGTTGCAGTACATTCAGCTCAGCCTGCAGCCATACTGGGCCCAGCTCACAGACGCCTCTCTGATCCACCTGCAGAGCCGCTGCACCCTCCTGCAGAGACTAAACATGTCCTGGACAGGCAACCGTGGAGCCGTGACGGCCGCTGGTTTCTGCAG CTTTATGAAGGCCTGTGGGGTGAGTCTGGTGTGTTTGGAGCTGTCGTGCTGTCATTTCCTGACTGAAGTGTGTTTAGAAGTGATCGCCCAGACGTGTCCGTGCCTCCAGGAGCTCAATTTGGCTTCCTGTGACCGTCTGCAACCTCAGGCCTTCAATCACATCGCCAAACTTGCTAATCTACGAAGGCTCGTGCTGTACCGCACCAAAGTTGAG CAATCCGCCATATTGAGCATCCTCACATTCTGCCCAGAGCTCAAACACCTCAACCTGGGAAGCTGCGTCATG ATTGAGGACTATGATGTGGTGGCAAGCATGTTGAGCGCACGCTGCCGTTCTCTGCGCTCCCTCGACCTGTGGCGCTGCAGGAACCTAAGCGAGCGCGGTCTGGCAGAGCTGGTTTCGGGCTGCAGGCTCCTGGAAGAGCTGGACCTGGGTTGGTGCTCCACGCTTCAGAGCAGCTCCGGTTGCTTCCAGCACTTGGCCCGCAGTTTGCCCCGCCTACGCAAGCTCTTCCTCACCGCCAACCGCACCGTGTGTGACTCTGACCTGGAGGAGCTGGCCGCTAACTGCAGCGCTCTGGAGCACCTTGATATACTGG GCACACGGATGGTGAGCCCTGCCTCTCTGCGGAAGTTACTGAAGTCTTGTCCTCAGCTGAAGCTGTTGGACGTGTCCTTCTGCTCGCAGGTCGACTCTCGCTTCGTCCAGGAGCTCAGTGGCCTTTTCCCCAATGTGTCCATCAAGAAGAGTTTCACTCAGTAA